The DNA segment TAATTAATTTACTGACCCAAGTTAGAGTTGTTTCAACTCGATGTTGTAAAGAAGGTGCTAACCATCCTTTTGAACGTTTTCGATTCAAGAATCGAGCTTGACGATAACGAGTTTTACGGTTTCTTCGGGAACGACGTAATGAACGTCGAGATTCCAAAGACATTTTAATCGTTTGACCCCGATGGGTTAATTCTGCACCCCAAATTACTTTGTTTCCTTGAACTAATGCAATTCCAGTGGTTTTTGAACC comes from the Planktothrix serta PCC 8927 genome and includes:
- the iscB gene encoding RNA-guided endonuclease IscB, coding for GSKTTGIALVQGNKVIWGAELTHRGQTIKMSLESRRSLRRSRRNRKTRYRQARFLNRKRSKGWLAPSLQHRVETTLTWVSKLIRFTPIGSIVQELVRFDLQQLENPEISGIEYQQGELQGYEVR